From Candidatus Neomarinimicrobiota bacterium, the proteins below share one genomic window:
- a CDS encoding oligopeptide transporter, OPT family, with protein MKVNHTLPEITLKSVILGVFLSIVLASANAYLGLFAGMTVSASIPAAVISMGVLKLFKRSNILENNIVQTSASAGESLAAGVIFTIPALVLMGYWTDFDYFEIAKISGIGGLIGVFFTIPLRRALIVEAELQYPEGVATAEVLKAGDHQGETDDSSKNLMMIFKAALFGGLMKLAQQGLQMWNSAIDFALPFASRQAEKRSVIGFGSELSPALLAVGYIVGRNIAVLVFAGGLISWIVAIPLYSFFNPVEAGSGYLDAAYDIWNAKIRYMGVGAMVIGGIWSVINLYRPLVNGVKSSLNAYKNRNSGIAVERHEKDIPINWVIIALIISVIPVFFIYQDIIHNVFTALLMAVIMLIFGFLFSAVAGYMAGLVGSSNNPISGVTIATILFSSLLLLLIKGTGSIEGAAGAVIIGAVVCCAAAIAGDNMQDLKAGYILGATPWKQQIMQIVGTLSAAIALGLTLDILHSAYTIGSETLPAPQATLMKSVAEGVFQGNLPWNFVITGAVLGVLIIIADLIQKSRGSDFRIPILAVAVGIYLPITLSTPIFIGGMVSHFTRKHRETHPENKQGLLFASGLITGEALMGILVAIPIFISGEKNWWPEIPGFSWLGILLFVIITAILTKIAKRN; from the coding sequence ATGAAAGTAAATCACACTTTACCTGAAATCACACTGAAATCTGTGATACTTGGTGTCTTTTTATCCATTGTTCTTGCCTCTGCAAATGCTTATTTGGGCTTATTTGCCGGAATGACGGTCAGCGCTTCCATACCTGCTGCAGTCATATCCATGGGCGTTTTGAAACTCTTCAAACGATCCAACATTCTTGAAAATAACATTGTACAAACCTCTGCTTCTGCAGGAGAATCTCTGGCGGCAGGTGTAATTTTTACCATACCCGCACTGGTGCTGATGGGATATTGGACCGATTTTGATTATTTTGAAATTGCAAAAATCTCCGGTATCGGTGGATTGATTGGAGTCTTTTTTACCATTCCGCTGCGGAGAGCTTTGATTGTAGAAGCGGAATTGCAGTATCCCGAAGGTGTGGCAACGGCTGAAGTTTTAAAAGCCGGTGATCATCAGGGTGAGACGGATGATTCCTCAAAAAATCTGATGATGATTTTTAAAGCAGCCCTGTTTGGTGGATTGATGAAGCTTGCCCAACAGGGACTACAGATGTGGAATTCAGCCATTGATTTTGCCCTTCCCTTTGCTTCCAGACAGGCAGAAAAACGCTCTGTCATTGGATTCGGCTCTGAACTGTCTCCGGCACTTCTGGCCGTCGGATATATTGTGGGGAGAAATATTGCCGTCCTGGTTTTTGCCGGTGGACTGATTTCCTGGATTGTTGCCATTCCCCTATATTCGTTTTTTAATCCTGTTGAAGCAGGTTCAGGATATCTGGATGCAGCCTATGATATCTGGAATGCTAAAATCCGCTATATGGGTGTCGGTGCCATGGTTATCGGAGGAATCTGGTCTGTGATCAACCTCTATCGCCCCCTGGTGAACGGTGTCAAATCCAGTCTGAATGCCTACAAGAATCGCAATTCCGGAATTGCTGTGGAACGCCATGAAAAAGATATCCCGATAAACTGGGTGATCATTGCTCTGATTATTTCTGTTATCCCCGTATTTTTTATTTATCAAGATATCATTCATAATGTATTTACTGCACTTTTAATGGCTGTGATTATGTTGATCTTCGGATTCCTCTTTTCTGCAGTAGCCGGTTATATGGCGGGCCTGGTGGGGTCTTCCAACAATCCCATCAGTGGAGTGACTATCGCAACCATTCTCTTTTCTTCCCTGCTCCTGCTTCTTATCAAAGGGACCGGCAGTATAGAAGGTGCAGCAGGTGCTGTGATTATCGGTGCAGTTGTCTGCTGTGCCGCAGCCATTGCCGGTGATAATATGCAGGATTTAAAGGCCGGTTATATCCTTGGAGCCACACCCTGGAAACAGCAGATCATGCAAATTGTGGGAACACTTTCAGCAGCCATCGCTCTGGGACTTACACTGGACATCCTCCATAGTGCCTACACAATCGGAAGTGAAACCCTTCCGGCACCTCAGGCAACCCTGATGAAATCCGTGGCGGAAGGCGTTTTTCAGGGGAATCTTCCCTGGAATTTTGTGATTACCGGCGCCGTTTTAGGTGTTTTGATCATTATCGCAGATCTGATACAAAAATCCAGGGGATCCGATTTCAGAATACCCATTCTGGCAGTGGCCGTCGGTATTTATCTGCCCATCACTCTCTCAACTCCCATCTTCATTGGTGGAATGGTTTCCCATTTTACACGGAAACACAGGGAGACACATCCGGAAAATAAGCAGGGGCTCCTTTTCGCATCGGGACTCATTACCGGTGAAGCGTTGATGGGCATCTTGGTCGCGATTCCAATTTTTATCTCCGGTGAAAAAAATTGGTGGCCTGAAATACCCGGTTTTTCATGGCTTGGGATCTTGCTGTTTGTCATAATAACTGCGATATTAACGAAAATTGCAAAAAGGAATTAA
- a CDS encoding M55 family metallopeptidase yields MMKLYMSVDIEGITGVANWDDAEIGHQEHQYYRKIMTREVLAASKEAKSNGVREILVKDAHASGRNILIDELPEYVTVIRGWSGHPFSMVQGLDGSFDALFMMGYHSPSGSLGNPLSHTMASSIIREMRLNGHRISEFTLHALVAGHYKVPVTLLSGDDEMCKQAKELIPQIITLPVKLGFGNAVVTKTPSKVFEEYKSAVKEALNVKRFRECIPVIPSSLSMEIVYSHPTIAYKYSFFPGVEMTDESTIRYKAENIFDMMTFIQFCS; encoded by the coding sequence ATGATGAAATTGTACATGAGTGTAGATATTGAAGGCATCACTGGTGTCGCCAACTGGGATGATGCGGAAATAGGTCATCAGGAACACCAATATTACCGGAAGATTATGACCCGGGAAGTTTTAGCTGCCAGTAAAGAAGCAAAAAGCAACGGGGTACGGGAAATTCTGGTGAAGGATGCTCATGCATCAGGCCGGAATATTCTGATCGATGAGCTTCCGGAGTATGTGACCGTTATCCGTGGCTGGAGTGGTCACCCTTTTTCAATGGTTCAGGGACTTGACGGCAGTTTTGATGCTCTGTTTATGATGGGATACCACTCCCCTTCCGGCTCCCTGGGAAATCCCCTCTCCCACACCATGGCTTCATCCATTATCCGTGAAATGCGCTTGAATGGGCACCGGATCTCAGAATTCACCCTCCATGCTCTGGTCGCCGGTCACTATAAGGTTCCGGTAACACTCCTTTCAGGAGACGACGAGATGTGCAAACAGGCAAAAGAACTGATTCCTCAAATCATTACATTGCCGGTAAAACTTGGTTTTGGAAATGCAGTCGTCACAAAAACTCCGTCAAAAGTATTTGAGGAATATAAATCAGCCGTAAAAGAAGCCTTGAATGTGAAACGTTTCAGAGAGTGTATTCCGGTGATTCCATCCTCCTTGTCCATGGAGATTGTCTATTCACATCCAACGATTGCCTATAAATACAGCTTCTTCCCGGGTGTTGAGATGACAGATGAATCCACTATCCGGTATAAAGCTGAAAATATTTTTGATATGATGACTTTCATCCAGTTTTGTTCATGA
- a CDS encoding TonB-dependent receptor, producing the protein MIRTKKFMKAGILLFMMMGIGIQLHAGNGGGSLKGRVIDYKTGQALVGANVMISGTSMGAATDLDGHYMIYDVPPGTYDVSVSYVGYENQAVKGLQIQKDENHYLDVALIPSVMNLSEIVVEARASSNSDAYLISEKRQSSNVQDGVSGSQMSRSGDSNAADAVKRITGVSVLNGNTVYVRGLGDRYVSTQMNGVPIPSPEPEKKSVPLNLFSTGILESITAYKTFTPDLPGSFGGGTVDIRTKAYPDQRIFNASLGFSGSTDLVGAQFRLGSQGSLDFFGFDDGIRSMPAEIPENKILSKYNGNDILSHYQSLADYGRAFSTDMTSSEENSFMPVSIGFNAGNRYTPTKNLEYGYYTNVHFSNDYGYREEIFRKYSASDEKMIARTDLLNQKSSYKTNLSISGSMGAKINNQHKLKLSSLYTHASENAFTYGSGKTPNLDEKGIYLREYFVEKSILNTSLTGLHHFDKQADSRVEWTINTGLSQLSEPDGKSQNYKYYPGEEIYRLASSSAKAGIRDFTKGFDFNGNADVNYSLNLKDRLGELYKIKTGGRLQYKLRSFQKRSFYHEYSNGTWPDELISLDVKSHPDSFGEIFREENYFSYNSNDQHISEGLILLESTDGATRNAYDAQEINNALYVMTDIPLGMGRYTTLNKWRIIGGVRIEDYRVTIASYNPVTGVPYTSDILGGEQVETNLHETTLLPSLNLVYNPSDYQKFRISYSNTVARAEFREMAPYEFQAFYGGNPVVGYPYLQSSRIGNYDFRYEWYRMAGEIFSVGAFFKDFSHPIEKVIIETADESYITFQNAEHATTYGIEVDYRTHLPIIPLESGKIMVTFNTTLSRSRVKSPETIRLFTGAETPNNAQSLVRPLQGQSDIMLNLSLNYHGLKGFSGSLSYHTFSPRLNALGSGDVPNEYEFPFHSLNLTFNKSMGSLNLSFKIKNILNSMVRFGFEKDDRLYITDQYRPGMGAGISLSYAM; encoded by the coding sequence ATGATCCGGACAAAAAAATTCATGAAAGCAGGTATTTTACTCTTTATGATGATGGGCATTGGTATTCAACTCCATGCGGGGAACGGAGGAGGATCCTTAAAAGGGCGTGTCATAGACTATAAAACAGGCCAGGCTCTTGTGGGAGCAAATGTCATGATTTCAGGAACATCCATGGGAGCAGCCACCGATTTGGACGGTCATTATATGATTTATGATGTGCCCCCTGGCACCTATGATGTTTCTGTCAGCTATGTGGGATATGAAAACCAGGCCGTAAAAGGACTTCAAATCCAGAAAGATGAAAACCATTATCTGGATGTTGCTCTCATCCCATCGGTGATGAATTTATCAGAAATTGTCGTGGAAGCCCGGGCATCCTCAAATTCGGATGCATATCTGATTTCAGAAAAAAGACAGTCATCCAATGTTCAGGATGGAGTCAGCGGGTCTCAAATGTCCCGGTCCGGTGATTCCAATGCTGCCGATGCTGTCAAACGCATTACAGGTGTCTCGGTTCTGAATGGGAATACAGTGTATGTTCGCGGACTTGGAGACCGTTACGTTTCTACACAAATGAATGGGGTACCGATTCCAAGTCCGGAACCGGAAAAGAAGAGTGTCCCCCTGAATCTCTTTTCCACCGGAATTCTTGAAAGTATCACGGCATATAAAACATTCACACCGGATTTGCCAGGTTCTTTTGGTGGAGGAACAGTGGATATCCGGACAAAGGCCTATCCAGATCAACGTATTTTTAATGCTTCGCTGGGATTTTCTGGATCAACGGACCTCGTAGGGGCTCAGTTTCGTCTTGGCAGCCAGGGATCTTTGGACTTCTTTGGTTTTGATGACGGGATTCGAAGCATGCCAGCCGAGATTCCGGAGAATAAAATATTATCAAAATATAACGGGAATGATATACTCAGTCATTATCAGTCTCTGGCTGATTATGGCAGGGCTTTTTCGACGGATATGACCAGTTCGGAAGAAAATTCCTTTATGCCGGTTTCGATAGGTTTTAACGCCGGCAACCGGTATACACCCACAAAAAATCTGGAATACGGGTATTATACCAACGTCCATTTTTCCAATGATTATGGGTACCGGGAAGAAATATTCCGTAAATATTCTGCTTCTGATGAGAAGATGATTGCCCGGACGGATTTGCTGAATCAGAAAAGCAGTTATAAAACAAACCTGAGTATCAGCGGGAGTATGGGCGCCAAAATCAATAATCAGCACAAATTGAAATTATCATCCCTATATACTCATGCTTCAGAAAACGCATTTACGTATGGGAGTGGAAAAACACCGAATCTGGATGAAAAGGGTATTTACCTGAGAGAATATTTTGTAGAAAAAAGTATTCTCAATACATCGCTGACAGGATTGCATCATTTTGATAAACAGGCTGATAGCCGGGTGGAATGGACTATCAACACAGGCTTATCACAACTTTCCGAACCAGATGGGAAAAGCCAGAATTATAAGTACTATCCAGGCGAAGAGATCTATCGTCTGGCCAGTTCATCCGCAAAAGCAGGTATCCGGGATTTTACCAAAGGATTCGATTTTAACGGAAATGCAGATGTGAATTACAGCCTGAATCTGAAAGACCGCTTGGGTGAGTTGTATAAAATCAAGACCGGCGGAAGGTTGCAATACAAGCTCCGGAGTTTTCAAAAAAGATCGTTTTATCATGAATATAGTAACGGTACATGGCCTGATGAACTGATATCCCTTGATGTAAAAAGCCATCCGGACTCTTTTGGAGAAATATTCCGTGAAGAAAACTACTTTTCATACAACAGCAACGACCAACACATCAGTGAAGGACTCATTCTGCTGGAATCTACAGATGGCGCTACGCGAAATGCCTATGATGCCCAGGAAATCAATAATGCATTGTATGTCATGACTGATATTCCCCTGGGAATGGGTCGCTACACAACTCTCAACAAATGGCGTATCATCGGTGGGGTACGAATTGAAGATTATCGTGTAACCATTGCCTCCTATAATCCCGTCACCGGAGTTCCCTATACGAGTGATATCCTGGGAGGAGAACAGGTTGAGACAAATCTTCATGAAACAACACTCCTGCCTTCATTGAATCTGGTATATAATCCGTCAGATTATCAGAAATTCAGAATTTCATACAGCAATACAGTGGCCCGTGCAGAATTCAGGGAAATGGCTCCCTATGAATTCCAGGCCTTTTATGGTGGGAATCCTGTTGTTGGTTATCCCTATCTTCAATCAAGTCGTATCGGAAACTATGATTTTCGGTATGAATGGTATCGCATGGCCGGTGAGATTTTTTCTGTTGGAGCCTTTTTCAAGGATTTTTCACATCCCATTGAAAAAGTCATTATAGAAACAGCTGATGAATCCTATATCACTTTCCAAAATGCCGAACATGCCACTACCTACGGTATTGAAGTGGATTACAGAACCCATCTACCCATCATTCCTCTGGAATCAGGAAAAATCATGGTGACATTTAATACAACCCTCTCAAGATCCCGTGTAAAATCTCCTGAAACCATTCGTCTTTTTACAGGTGCTGAAACACCCAATAATGCCCAATCCCTGGTTCGTCCACTTCAGGGACAATCGGATATCATGCTGAATCTTTCCCTGAATTACCACGGTTTAAAGGGTTTCAGCGGATCTCTGAGTTATCATACGTTTAGTCCACGGCTTAATGCCCTGGGAAGCGGTGATGTTCCCAATGAGTACGAGTTTCCTTTTCACTCCTTGAATCTCACATTCAATAAATCCATGGGATCTTTGAATCTGAGCTTTAAGATTAAAAATATTTTGAATTCAATGGTTCGATTTGGCTTTGAAAAAGATGACAGGCTTTACATCACGGATCAGTATCGTCCCGGGATGGGTGCAGGAATAAGCCTGTCTTACGCAATGTAA
- a CDS encoding MEMO1 family protein: protein MIRQSSVAGQFYPGSPRELTYMIRAFLGNAENLDVKGKISGLVAPHAGYIYSGQRAAEAYKSLSGKMFKNVLVISPSHRDFFDFISIYPGEGYETPLGILERTEDFDTLIESSTGCRFSESGHGFEHALEVQLPFLQVVLGDGFRLLPVVMGNQDEKNIEYLAHFLKAAKGQDPDLLIIASSDLSHFHDSETARRMDGMWINAMKKYDIETLENYFFSETCEACGGGGIIALMKALYSDNTQIRVTGYTHSGEINRDDSSVVGYTSAVISEV from the coding sequence ATGATCAGACAATCCAGTGTTGCCGGCCAGTTTTATCCGGGATCTCCCCGGGAACTGACCTATATGATCCGGGCTTTTCTGGGAAATGCAGAAAATCTGGATGTGAAAGGAAAAATTTCCGGCCTTGTCGCACCCCATGCCGGGTATATTTACTCCGGTCAGCGGGCAGCAGAAGCCTATAAATCCCTGAGCGGAAAGATGTTTAAAAATGTCCTTGTCATCAGCCCGAGCCACCGGGATTTCTTTGATTTTATTTCCATCTATCCCGGAGAGGGATATGAAACACCCCTGGGGATACTTGAAAGAACAGAAGATTTTGACACGTTGATTGAATCATCAACGGGATGCCGCTTTTCAGAATCCGGTCATGGCTTTGAGCATGCCCTGGAAGTTCAACTTCCATTCCTTCAGGTTGTTTTGGGGGATGGCTTTCGCCTTTTGCCTGTTGTTATGGGTAATCAGGACGAAAAAAACATTGAATACCTGGCACATTTTCTGAAAGCTGCCAAAGGACAGGATCCCGATTTATTAATCATCGCCAGTTCCGATCTGTCTCATTTTCACGATTCTGAAACAGCCCGGCGCATGGACGGCATGTGGATTAATGCCATGAAGAAATACGACATTGAAACCCTGGAAAACTATTTTTTTTCTGAAACTTGTGAAGCATGTGGAGGAGGGGGAATTATTGCCCTGATGAAAGCACTGTACTCGGATAATACACAGATTCGGGTCACAGGTTATACCCATTCCGGTGAGATCAACCGGGATGATTCATCGGTTGTGGGATATACATCGGCTGTAATATCGGAGGTGTGA
- a CDS encoding CPBP family glutamic-type intramembrane protease: MPLKHTKSPLLSFIAVIPLVIIYESVMFIRYQSESVSIRNGADILLKRLLSEIGFYGLEAGIVLFLIVFIMVKWLHNIHFNESELKFISIPVMAGEGLIYALLIFYILIHLNMSYAPVNSPDHALNIAYSCGAGVYEELVFRAVIMYGLYLMIQSLGKNEWLSWVSAILISTAVFVTLHYVGEFKYLFEWHSFLVRSAVSVILSLVFLFRGFAVAAYTHTFYNLSLIYLGGLIP; this comes from the coding sequence ATGCCCCTGAAACATACAAAATCACCGCTCCTCTCATTTATCGCCGTGATCCCACTGGTGATTATCTATGAATCTGTCATGTTTATTCGTTATCAATCTGAATCCGTGTCAATCCGGAACGGGGCGGATATCCTTCTGAAAAGGCTCCTGTCTGAAATTGGATTTTACGGACTGGAGGCAGGCATTGTTCTTTTTCTTATAGTGTTCATCATGGTAAAATGGCTTCATAATATCCATTTCAATGAAAGTGAACTTAAATTTATTTCTATTCCGGTCATGGCTGGTGAGGGCTTGATTTACGCCCTGTTAATATTTTACATTCTAATACACCTGAATATGAGTTATGCACCTGTCAACAGTCCGGATCACGCACTGAACATAGCCTACAGTTGTGGAGCGGGTGTCTATGAAGAACTGGTTTTCAGAGCCGTTATCATGTATGGACTCTATCTCATGATTCAATCACTGGGAAAGAATGAATGGTTGTCGTGGGTATCGGCGATTCTTATTTCAACGGCGGTTTTTGTCACACTCCATTATGTGGGAGAATTCAAATACCTCTTCGAATGGCACAGCTTTTTGGTCCGTTCCGCCGTTTCGGTGATTTTGAGTCTTGTCTTTTTGTTTCGCGGATTTGCAGTTGCAGCTTATACCCACACATTTTATAATCTTTCACTGATTTATCTGGGAGGATTGATACCATGA
- a CDS encoding amidohydrolase: protein MAGQIFLYNGRIYTGDSKKPWVSALLIEDQYISAIGESHEFSPSISRDSITVDLEGRIVLPGLCDCHIHVSDWAKKITQLNLGDSSSRDEAVQMIRNEYKGQEWLLGWGWNANAWDEYLMPRASDLNFLSSHTKAIFINKDYHTAWVNYPVFDLMDTRILMKNIQNGRVPLDTSGKPLGIVKEDALNELISPIIRKMESPVFHEPEKIFNELFKQGITTVHAVEEYDNFIKYQNLYQDPSKRGPRFRSYIYWDDYKSVESMMMSSGGGGSWFEFLGMKIFLDGSLGSRSAAMRFDYTDATAQSFLKYSQEELDGILSKANRNHWDMMVHVIGDAALEQIFNSLDKYDGKCRLEHVQYIPEDLLNRTLWRNLAICINPSHLPGDIHLAEKIWGKDNCSHAYNYRDLWSTGANVIIGSDAPVETVNPWKAVHAAVFRYPEKEEKSWYPEQSLTIDECIDALTIHPSLAAGKEHLVGKLLPGMLADMIVISEDPFETEDFLSIETLMTIIDGRIVYSVL, encoded by the coding sequence ATGGCAGGTCAGATATTTCTCTATAACGGACGCATCTATACGGGGGATTCCAAAAAGCCCTGGGTATCCGCCCTTTTAATTGAGGATCAATACATTTCGGCCATTGGGGAATCCCACGAGTTTTCACCGTCCATCAGCCGGGACAGCATTACGGTTGATCTGGAGGGACGGATTGTTCTGCCGGGATTGTGTGACTGCCACATCCATGTCTCTGACTGGGCAAAAAAAATCACCCAGTTAAACCTGGGGGATAGCAGCAGCAGGGATGAAGCGGTTCAGATGATCCGGAATGAGTACAAAGGACAGGAATGGCTTTTGGGATGGGGCTGGAATGCCAATGCCTGGGATGAATATCTGATGCCCCGGGCCAGTGATCTGAACTTTTTATCTTCCCACACCAAGGCCATTTTCATCAACAAGGATTATCACACTGCCTGGGTAAATTATCCTGTTTTCGACCTGATGGATACCCGAATACTGATGAAAAATATCCAAAATGGCCGGGTTCCCCTGGATACATCGGGTAAACCTTTGGGAATTGTGAAGGAAGATGCACTCAACGAACTGATATCCCCCATCATCCGGAAAATGGAATCCCCGGTATTTCATGAACCGGAAAAAATATTCAATGAACTATTCAAACAGGGAATTACTACCGTCCACGCTGTGGAGGAATACGACAATTTTATCAAATACCAGAATTTATATCAGGATCCATCCAAACGGGGTCCCCGTTTCAGATCCTATATTTATTGGGATGATTACAAATCGGTAGAGTCCATGATGATGAGTTCCGGAGGGGGAGGAAGCTGGTTCGAATTTCTGGGAATGAAAATTTTTCTCGATGGATCCCTGGGGAGCCGTTCTGCGGCCATGCGTTTTGATTATACCGATGCAACAGCCCAAAGCTTTTTAAAATATTCCCAGGAGGAACTGGATGGCATCCTCTCGAAAGCAAACCGGAATCACTGGGATATGATGGTCCATGTGATAGGTGATGCGGCACTGGAACAAATTTTTAACAGTCTTGATAAATATGATGGAAAATGTCGTCTGGAACATGTTCAGTATATTCCCGAGGATCTTTTAAACAGAACCTTGTGGCGAAATCTGGCAATATGTATCAATCCCTCTCATCTGCCCGGGGATATCCACCTGGCAGAGAAAATCTGGGGGAAGGACAACTGCAGCCATGCCTATAATTACCGGGATCTGTGGAGTACAGGAGCCAATGTGATCATAGGCTCAGATGCGCCTGTTGAAACAGTAAATCCCTGGAAAGCCGTCCATGCAGCAGTATTCAGATATCCGGAAAAAGAAGAAAAATCCTGGTACCCCGAACAAAGTCTGACCATTGATGAGTGTATCGATGCATTGACAATACATCCATCCCTAGCAGCAGGTAAAGAACACCTGGTGGGAAAACTTCTGCCAGGTATGTTGGCAGATATGATCGTCATCAGTGAAGACCCCTTTGAAACGGAGGATTTTCTCTCTATAGAAACCCTGATGACCATTATCGACGGAAGGATTGTTTACTCCGTTTTATAA
- the lepA gene encoding translation elongation factor 4: MVKFRYFPDMKDNNIRNFCIIAHIDHGKSTLADRLLEYTGTLQAFQMKEQILDDMDLERERGITIKSHPIQILYKADHKTTYTLNLIDTPGHVDFSYEVSRSLAACEGALLLVDASQGVEAQTVSNTYLALENDLAIIPVINKVDLPGAQVESVKHQLVDLTGCEEDDIILTSAKTGKGIPELLQAIITRIPPPERDFNKAARALIFDSVFDNYRGAIPYVRVFEGRIEPGQKMKSFATRHVYEITEVGKFLFKKIPTQELKAGDVGYIVAQIKNIRDLKVGDTITTLENEAKSPLKGYKEMKPMVFSGLYPVNSDDYEELRQSIEKLQLNDASLRYEPETSEALGFGFRCGFLGLLHLEIVQERLEREFDQNLITTIPNVEYHVTDRQGNLFIVDTPSKMPDMGDIEMIEEPYVKAEIITPPEFIGNLMTLTQEKRATYVNTHYLDPSKVQLIYEIPLSEIIYDFYDKLKTVSRGYASLDYEFIGYKPSKLVKMDILINNEPVDALSLIIHQDQAYYQGRRLVQKLRSLIPRHLFEVPIQAAIGNKVIARENVKALRKNVTAKCYGGDITRKRKLLEKQKEGKKRMKQVGRVQVPQEAFLAVLQLGDEK, translated from the coding sequence ATGGTAAAATTCCGTTATTTTCCGGACATGAAAGACAATAATATTCGAAATTTCTGCATTATTGCCCATATTGATCACGGAAAATCCACCCTGGCGGACAGGCTATTGGAATATACCGGCACTCTGCAGGCTTTTCAAATGAAAGAACAGATACTGGATGATATGGATCTGGAGCGGGAGCGGGGTATCACCATCAAATCCCACCCAATTCAGATTTTGTATAAAGCCGATCACAAAACAACGTATACACTGAATTTGATTGATACCCCCGGACACGTGGATTTCAGCTATGAAGTTTCACGGAGTCTTGCCGCCTGTGAAGGCGCTTTATTGCTGGTGGATGCTTCCCAGGGAGTGGAAGCCCAGACGGTTTCCAATACGTATTTGGCACTGGAAAACGACCTGGCAATCATCCCGGTGATCAATAAGGTGGATCTGCCGGGTGCACAGGTGGAATCAGTTAAACACCAGCTGGTGGATCTTACAGGATGTGAAGAAGATGACATCATCCTGACCAGTGCAAAGACCGGAAAAGGGATTCCCGAGCTGCTTCAGGCAATTATTACCCGGATTCCACCGCCGGAGCGTGATTTCAATAAAGCGGCACGGGCCCTGATTTTCGACAGTGTGTTTGACAATTACCGTGGAGCAATCCCCTACGTACGTGTTTTTGAAGGCCGGATTGAACCTGGTCAGAAGATGAAATCCTTTGCAACACGGCATGTCTATGAAATTACGGAAGTGGGAAAATTCCTCTTTAAAAAGATCCCTACACAAGAACTGAAAGCCGGAGATGTAGGGTATATTGTTGCCCAGATTAAAAATATCCGGGATTTAAAGGTTGGAGACACAATAACCACGTTGGAGAATGAGGCTAAATCCCCCTTAAAAGGCTACAAAGAGATGAAGCCCATGGTATTTTCCGGTTTGTACCCCGTCAACAGCGATGATTATGAAGAACTCCGTCAGAGCATTGAAAAACTTCAGCTCAATGATGCGTCACTCCGTTATGAGCCGGAAACATCCGAAGCCCTGGGGTTTGGTTTTCGTTGTGGTTTTTTGGGACTTCTTCATCTTGAAATTGTCCAGGAGCGTCTGGAAAGGGAATTTGATCAAAATCTGATAACAACCATTCCCAATGTGGAATACCATGTAACTGATCGCCAGGGGAATCTTTTTATTGTGGATACACCCTCAAAAATGCCGGATATGGGGGATATCGAGATGATCGAAGAGCCTTATGTTAAAGCCGAAATTATTACACCGCCGGAGTTTATCGGAAACCTGATGACCCTTACCCAGGAAAAACGGGCAACGTATGTCAATACCCATTATCTGGATCCAAGCAAAGTACAGTTGATCTATGAAATACCCCTTTCGGAAATTATCTATGATTTTTACGATAAACTGAAAACTGTAAGTCGTGGATATGCTTCTCTGGATTATGAATTTATCGGATATAAGCCCAGTAAACTGGTGAAAATGGACATCCTGATCAACAATGAACCGGTAGATGCCCTGTCGCTGATCATCCATCAGGATCAGGCATATTATCAGGGTCGACGTCTGGTTCAGAAACTTCGCAGCCTGATTCCCCGCCATCTTTTTGAGGTTCCCATACAGGCTGCGATCGGCAATAAAGTGATTGCCCGTGAAAATGTGAAAGCCCTGCGGAAAAATGTGACGGCGAAATGTTATGGTGGTGATATTACCCGGAAACGTAAATTGCTGGAAAAACAGAAAGAAGGTAAAAAACGGATGAAACAGGTGGGACGCGTGCAGGTTCCGCAGGAAGCCTTTCTGGCTGTTCTCCAGCTTGGTGATGAAAAATAA